The segment ttctgcagcaatacgccaacCCAatatggtttgcgcttagtggggctataatttgtttttcaacaggacaatgacccaacacacctcaaagctgtgtaagggctttttgaccaagaaggagagtgattgagtgctgcatcagatgacctggcctcaacaatcacccgacctcaacccaattgagatggtttgggatgagttggaccgtgagtgaaggaaaagcagccaacaagtgctcagcatatgtgggaactacaatgtagaaaatattaaaaaataagaacccttgaatgagtaggtgtgtccaaacttttgactggtgctgtagatGATCTACAGATAGTCATACTATCGACAAAGTATCTTTAGCATCtagttttagaataagggttggggttagtggattgttttttgaaatgttgatGACAGTTATTGAACATCTACTGAACATCTACAAACCATATACTGTAATTGGGAGttgggactatccaaataaagtgttagcTATTATTCTGATATTGTGCTGCCGCTAGCGGCTTCTTGCCTAGGGTGTAGTTTTGCACTGTCAAACTTCACTTGGTAAAGCTCAGGTGTCATTTTTCTTAGAACGCCATACCAAACTTAAATCACCTCAAGAATATCCCCTAAGCCTTTCCAATGGAATCCTGGAATCCTCAGAAGCACTCTGTCGCTTAGACGGATCTGATAGAacaagacctgggttcaaatactatttgaaatctttcacaAACTTTGAGCATTCGCTTTAGCCAGCCTGCTGTACCAGGTGGGCGgggtttgcaactgttggacttttctattggttccattgcaacagGCAAGTTCAATCAAGCACAGCTTTAAGTATTTGACATTGTTTCAAAAAGTATTTGAGCCCAGGTCTGGATTGAGCTACAGTAATGTCGGTTGCCAGGGATATTCAGCCAAGCGGTGAAGTGTTGTGCACTCTTGACGGGGCTTTTTGTTTTTGTTCTCACTCAATTTTCCCTTCAACAAAATATTTCCTCAACAGTGGGACATTCTGTTGCTATTATCGCTGTCAACTGCCATTCATCTTCTGACTTGGACCTTCTTtttcgtaaaaaaaaaaaaagaagctttttACTTCAATATTGTCTTCTACCAAATAAATATCTCCTTCTTTCTCATTtcatttttctctcctctctctctgcactccCAGGCACGAGGAAGTTGGAGTATGGTGGCTCCACATGGCACGAGGGATGTTTCATCTGCCACAGCTGTGAGCAGCCCATCGGCTCCAAGTCCTTCATCCCAGACAAGGATGAACACTACTGTGTGTCCTGCTATGAGGACAAGTTCGCCCCGCGCTGCACCCGCTGCAAAAAGGTCCGTGTGAACATTTCCCCCAAATTCCCTCTTTTTATTCCCTGCTTATTCCCTATTTCCTGATTCTGGGAATCAAAGGGGTTAAGGAGTTGTGTGGCAAAAGCCTTAACAGAGGGTATCAATTCTGTATTATTATGAAACATTTTTATCACATCTATTGAGTGTATTCCATTCTATCATCTTGACTTGTGGTCTTTGATTAACTATGATGACCTTtgaccctctcttccctccaggCCCTGGCTAAAGGGGGCGTGACGTATCGGGATGAGCCATGGCACAAGGAGTGCTTTGTGTGTGCGGGCTGCAAGGTGCAGCTGGCAGGGCAGCACTTCACCTCGCGCGAAGACAACCCCTACTGCATCAAGTGCTTCGGCAGCCTATACTCCAAGAAGTGTGAGGCCTGCAGCAAGCCTATCACAGGTAGGGTCAAAGGTCATAGACAGCTATTATGACCCAGTAGCAGGGGACAGTTGAGACAGGCTGCTATagacatgtattttttttcctGAGGATCCAGGTTTACTGAGTAATTGTTGGCCATGTTCCAGACTGCCTACATAGCAGTCGTGCACCAAATCTCAAAAGGGATGGATAACATGGCATTCAATCATTGGTTATTTTTACTCGTGGCTACTGCATTGCAGATCATCTGGAACGCGGCCATTGATTACACATGTTTATGTATGGGAGGCGACCTCAGTGGCTACTTGCTGTTTTGTTAAATAACtatttcaatgttgaaaataACACCTTCCTGTCTTGTCCAGGTTTCGGCGGAGGGAAGTACATCTCGTTTGAGGAGCGCCAGTGGCACCAGCCCTGCTTCACCTGCACAGAGTGCTCCGTCTCTCTGGTGGGGGCGGGCTTCTTCCCCAATGGAGACCAGATCCTGTGTCGCGACTGCAACACCAATAGCAATCTATAGACCACACACAGACACCGTATCGCCCCTCTCCTCACACACGCCCACCTAGGTCAACCccagggccccccccccccccccccccccatcactgcCAAGGTTGTTAACACAGACCCACAGACTGCCTCTCAGGTCATGCCAACACACACAACTTGCTCACTAGACCACAGCTCGATCCCTCATCCTCCCCCAGAGCTTTCTGCTGCTTGCTGTCAAACACCAGAGCGACGCATCAGGCTACTGAAGCACAGACTAAGGTTGATATAACTTGCCAGAGGCACGTTTTGATTGTTGTCTTTGCCAAATAGACCTACTTTATCTTCACCTGTATGTACGAGTGACTTTCAGGTCCGATTATGTTTGGTttaacagagggggggggggggggggagtcttaTCTTCGGACAGAACTGAACCGTTATGAACGATTAACTGATTAGTGGTGTCATTTGATGGGTTGCCAATGATCTACCAACCAAAAGAATGATCTACCAACCAAAAGAATGACCTACCAACCAAAAAAATGACCTACCAAAGAAATGTAATATCTGCCATCAAAGAATGAACTGGTATGGGGGAAAACCATGGATCTGAATTGAATTCCACGATCACTACTCCAATATGCTGTATTAGAGGCTATAGCATTTGAATATGTGAGGATAACATTGACCAACATGCAAATTGTCCATCGAACATTGGTCGAAATCATACTATTTTGATGTAGTTGCGATCTAGACTGGAGGGGAGATCCACTCCAAGGCTTTCCTTCTCCACAATAAGTTGTGACTATGTGGAAAAAATGTtatgtgcctttaaaaaaaaatcccttacTTTATATAGTATGTATTATCAAACCAAAGAAAAGAAAAATGCTTACAGCTATGCGTACTTTTTTTGCTAGATTTTTTTTGTATGAACGCATCACCACTAATCTATGAAAGCAACACTTTGTAAAGCAGCCACAGAACCCTGATATTTACTCAATTTGTAAATATGTTATGCAAGTCAAATATGTTTGAGTGATTCAATGCTGATAATTGCAGTTTTGTGCATATGACTGTTCTCCTGTGTCAATTCGGGTTTCGAAGCAGTATTTGCTGTCATGCTTTAGTTGTTACTTAACCTGTAGCCGGATCATAATTATTTAAAGAGAATAATATGTTGCAGTGGTTTGTTTATGCCGTTGTCCAACACTGCTCCAGACAGTGAATGTCTTCAATAGTATACCAAAGAAAAGGTCCAAGAGATGAAGAAAAATTGAGAGAACGTGAAAAGAAAGCTTGGCGTGCTGGAGAAAAACCCAATGAAGTCAGTTAAGACATAAGCAGCACGTTGTCATGTATTTGCACTATGGCTAAAATATTCCCCTTGCTCCCATCATTTGTGAACATACAAACGCAACACGAGCATTTTATATATGGAGCAACACCTAAACCACTCTTTGCCTTTAAATAACTATTGTTTACTTTTTTCCATATTGACATTTATCTATGATATTTTTCATCAAGCATATTTCCTTTTTCAccttttgtatttaacctttctGCTATTATCGCTGTTGTTTGATAATAAATGGGCTAGTCCCAAAGAAGTTGAGCTGCATTTCATCAACTAAGTGGTATGCATGTCTTTGTCATTACCAGACATGGGCTCAAATTCTATT is part of the Salvelinus fontinalis isolate EN_2023a chromosome 6, ASM2944872v1, whole genome shotgun sequence genome and harbors:
- the LOC129857706 gene encoding four and a half LIM domains protein 3-like; translated protein: MSGDTAREVGFDCQVAKVHSTADITSGMEQVTMSDRFDCDNCKESLYGRKYIQADGGEGDNPYCIPCYDSLFANTCDECKELIGHDARELFYENRHYHEHCFRCFRCDRSLADEPFTSQEEALLCNDCYCNEFSSKCVACDKTVMPGTRKLEYGGSTWHEGCFICHSCEQPIGSKSFIPDKDEHYCVSCYEDKFAPRCTRCKKALAKGGVTYRDEPWHKECFVCAGCKVQLAGQHFTSREDNPYCIKCFGSLYSKKCEACSKPITGFGGGKYISFEERQWHQPCFTCTECSVSLVGAGFFPNGDQILCRDCNTNSNL